In Paraburkholderia phenazinium, the following are encoded in one genomic region:
- a CDS encoding efflux RND transporter permease subunit, whose translation MPRFFIDRPVFAWVIPILICILGVISMLNLGIDSYPDIAPPEVTVTATYPGASAATMESTVTQVIEQQLTGIDNLLYFSSASNSNGTVTITLSFATGTNPDTAEVQVQNKVSLAQPLLPTQVTQQGVVVAKASPDILMFVSLQSNNPAIDASRLSDIIASQIQPVIARVNGVGNTFMLGSEYAVRIWLNPDKLQGYGLSTTQVLNAVSAQNAQFATGSLGADPAVKGQTFTATVSGDTLFSSLKQFRDIILLTNSNGTVVRLSDVARITFGAQTYGSASVYNGKAAGGMGVYLLPGANALAVAKAVKAEMAILAKDLPAGVKWDVPYDTTPFITASITDVVRTLLEAIVLVFVVMLIFLQNLRATIIPTLVIPVALLGTFIGLSLLHYTLNQLTLFGMVLAIGIVVDDAIVVIENVERIMTEERLPPREATRKAMGQITGAILAITVVLAAVFVPSALQPGATGIIYAQFALTIAVSMIVSAFLAMSFTPALCAAILRPTHDEHKNVVFRWFDSGLERINRTYIRQIGGAVRHAPRWMIVFVLLAMLAGFLYTRLPTSFVPDEDQGFMLALVNLPTGATIQRTDQAMAEVSDKLKHSPISKDIAAVFQIEGFSFVGNSENVGMAFIQLTDWDKRPETAMQLIPQANRILHGIPDAQVFVVNLPTIRGLSQFGGIDMFLQARAGQSRAQLAQAEHILLGNAAKNTTLYGIRPNSLPDAPQLEMSVDRVHAQAMGLSLTDVYNAIQMELAPYYVNQFTYGGRVKRVYLQADAPYRMGVDAFQHIYTPSGISSASTGAASSYADTTNTSGYLTTVNPSASNTSLSPYNMVPLSSVVKTHWDVGPVALPRYNGYSAIEIVGNPAPGYSTGEAMKTLQHIVDTALPSGFAADWTGQSYQEILAGNSATLLMILSIVVVFLCLAALYESWSIPVAVLLVVPLGMLGMLAFCLMRGIPNDIYFKIGLVTVIGLAAKNAILIVEFAVEGQAKGMTLYDAVLSAGKLRLRPILMTSMAFILGVFPLVISTGAGASSRHEIGTGVIGGMLFATFLGLLLIPVFYVVVRRVLGDKLDEVSHKLPHHGDEGAHDAGA comes from the coding sequence ATGCCCCGCTTTTTTATCGATCGCCCGGTTTTTGCCTGGGTGATCCCGATTCTGATCTGTATCCTCGGCGTGATTTCGATGCTCAATCTCGGCATCGATTCCTACCCGGACATCGCACCGCCTGAAGTCACCGTCACGGCAACCTACCCTGGCGCCAGCGCGGCGACCATGGAGTCGACCGTGACCCAGGTGATCGAGCAGCAGCTCACCGGCATCGACAACCTGCTGTACTTCAGCTCGGCGTCCAACTCCAACGGCACCGTCACCATCACGCTGAGCTTCGCGACCGGCACCAATCCGGATACGGCGGAAGTGCAGGTGCAGAACAAGGTCAGTCTGGCCCAGCCGCTGCTGCCGACCCAGGTCACCCAGCAGGGTGTCGTCGTCGCCAAGGCGAGTCCCGACATCCTGATGTTCGTGTCGCTGCAGTCGAACAATCCGGCCATCGACGCCTCGCGCCTGAGCGACATCATCGCTTCGCAGATCCAGCCGGTCATCGCGCGGGTCAATGGGGTGGGCAACACCTTCATGCTCGGCTCGGAATACGCCGTGCGGATCTGGCTGAATCCGGACAAGCTACAGGGCTACGGCCTGTCCACCACCCAGGTGCTCAACGCCGTCAGCGCGCAGAACGCGCAGTTCGCGACGGGTTCGCTCGGCGCCGATCCGGCCGTCAAGGGGCAAACGTTTACCGCGACCGTGTCCGGCGATACGCTGTTTTCCTCGCTCAAGCAGTTCCGCGACATCATCCTGCTGACCAATAGCAACGGCACCGTCGTCAGGCTGAGCGACGTTGCCCGCATCACCTTCGGCGCGCAAACCTACGGCTCGGCCTCGGTCTACAACGGCAAGGCCGCCGGCGGCATGGGCGTGTATCTGCTGCCCGGCGCCAACGCCCTCGCGGTCGCCAAGGCCGTGAAGGCCGAGATGGCTATTCTCGCCAAGGATCTGCCCGCCGGCGTCAAGTGGGATGTGCCTTACGACACGACGCCGTTCATTACCGCCTCGATCACCGACGTGGTCCGCACGCTGCTCGAGGCCATCGTGCTGGTCTTCGTGGTGATGCTGATTTTCCTGCAGAACCTGCGCGCCACGATCATTCCAACGCTCGTCATTCCCGTGGCGTTGCTGGGCACCTTTATCGGCCTCTCGCTGCTGCACTACACGCTCAATCAGCTCACGCTGTTCGGCATGGTGCTCGCCATCGGCATTGTGGTGGACGATGCGATCGTGGTGATCGAGAACGTCGAGCGCATCATGACGGAAGAGCGTCTCCCACCACGGGAGGCCACCCGCAAGGCAATGGGCCAGATTACCGGCGCGATCCTTGCGATCACCGTCGTGCTGGCTGCGGTGTTCGTGCCGTCGGCGTTGCAACCGGGCGCCACCGGCATCATCTATGCGCAGTTTGCCCTGACGATCGCCGTATCCATGATCGTTTCGGCTTTCCTTGCCATGTCGTTCACACCGGCACTGTGTGCGGCCATTCTCAGACCGACGCACGACGAGCATAAGAACGTAGTCTTCCGCTGGTTCGACAGCGGTCTCGAACGTATCAACCGGACCTACATTCGCCAGATCGGCGGTGCGGTGCGTCACGCGCCGCGCTGGATGATTGTCTTCGTGCTGCTGGCTATGCTGGCAGGTTTTCTGTACACGCGTCTGCCCACCAGCTTTGTCCCGGATGAGGACCAGGGTTTCATGCTCGCGCTCGTCAACCTGCCGACAGGCGCCACGATCCAGCGCACCGACCAGGCCATGGCCGAAGTCTCGGACAAGCTCAAGCATAGTCCCATCAGCAAAGACATTGCCGCCGTGTTCCAGATTGAAGGTTTCAGCTTCGTGGGCAATAGCGAAAACGTGGGCATGGCGTTCATCCAGTTGACCGACTGGGACAAGCGCCCGGAAACCGCGATGCAACTGATTCCGCAAGCCAACAGGATATTGCACGGGATTCCCGACGCGCAGGTCTTCGTCGTCAATCTCCCCACCATCCGCGGCCTGAGCCAGTTCGGCGGCATCGATATGTTCCTGCAGGCTCGCGCGGGCCAGTCGCGCGCGCAACTGGCGCAGGCTGAACATATTCTGCTGGGCAACGCCGCCAAAAACACGACGCTATACGGTATTCGTCCCAATTCGTTGCCCGATGCACCGCAACTGGAGATGTCCGTCGATCGCGTACACGCGCAGGCCATGGGGCTCTCGCTGACCGATGTCTACAACGCCATCCAGATGGAGCTGGCCCCGTACTATGTGAATCAGTTCACCTATGGGGGGCGTGTCAAGCGGGTGTATCTGCAGGCCGACGCGCCCTACCGGATGGGCGTGGATGCGTTCCAGCACATCTATACGCCGAGCGGAATCAGCAGCGCCTCGACCGGCGCGGCCAGCTCATACGCCGATACCACCAACACCAGCGGCTATCTGACCACCGTCAATCCCTCCGCGAGCAATACCTCGCTCAGTCCGTACAACATGGTCCCCCTGTCCAGCGTCGTGAAGACGCACTGGGATGTGGGTCCGGTCGCGTTGCCGCGCTATAACGGCTACTCCGCCATCGAGATCGTCGGCAACCCGGCGCCGGGCTATTCGACCGGCGAGGCCATGAAGACCCTGCAGCATATCGTCGACACCGCGCTGCCATCGGGTTTCGCCGCGGACTGGACAGGTCAGTCGTACCAGGAAATTCTGGCCGGCAATTCGGCGACGCTGCTGATGATCCTGTCGATCGTGGTGGTGTTCCTGTGTCTTGCCGCACTGTACGAGAGCTGGTCGATCCCGGTCGCCGTCCTGCTCGTGGTGCCCCTGGGCATGCTCGGCATGCTGGCGTTCTGCCTGATGCGCGGCATTCCTAACGACATTTACTTCAAGATCGGTCTCGTGACGGTGATCGGCCTTGCGGCGAAGAACGCGATCCTGATCGTGGAGTTCGCGGTGGAGGGACAGGCCAAGGGCATGACGCTCTACGACGCCGTGCTGAGCGCCGGCAAGCTGCGGCTGCGCCCGATCCTGATGACCTCGATGGCCTTCATTCTGGGTGTCTTCCCGCTGGTGATTTCGACCGGCGCAGGGGCTTCGTCGCGGCACGAAATCGGCACGGGCGTGATCGGCGGCATGCTGTTCGCGACCTTCCTCGGGCTGCTGCTGATCCCCGTGTTCTACGTGGTCGTGCGGCGCGTGCTCGGCGACAAGCTCGACGAGGTCTCGCACAAACTGCCGCATCACGGCGATGAAGGCGCCCACGACGCCGGCGCCTGA
- a CDS encoding alkaline phosphatase family protein produces MNAIAPGGTPIEHVFVLMLENRSFDHMFALSGIPGIVAATSGNTNSYNGTTYAFGGGAPDPMPTDPGHEFTDVLEQLCGAGVPFTKGAAYPPVLNGGFASNYATSHTEGAPPPAASVGAIMQGVDTAAQSPAMYRLATEFALCDGWRASLPGPTWPNRFFLHGASSAGLDHSPTSAEMAAWEPLGGFAYPNGSIFDALGKGNYRLYQDDSGLLCGRVPQVASIKGIGFFDVDGLSHFGADLNAGYTARYTFIEPSYGNIVQSTYEGGTSQHPMDRLAAGDQLVARVYNAIRNSPLWQSSLLVILYDEHGGFYDSVEPGEAARPNDNAPATLNANGFLFDVYGVRVPAIVVSPWVRQGVIDHTVYDHSSVLATLERLFDIPSLTERDRNATDLLSLISTTCRVDCPETL; encoded by the coding sequence ATGAACGCAATCGCGCCGGGCGGAACACCCATTGAACATGTGTTTGTGCTGATGCTGGAGAACCGGTCGTTCGATCATATGTTTGCGCTGTCGGGCATACCGGGTATCGTCGCGGCGACTTCCGGCAATACCAACAGCTATAACGGCACGACCTACGCGTTCGGCGGCGGGGCGCCCGACCCCATGCCCACCGACCCCGGACACGAGTTCACGGACGTACTCGAACAGCTTTGCGGCGCGGGCGTGCCGTTCACCAAAGGCGCGGCGTATCCGCCTGTCCTGAACGGCGGCTTCGCCTCGAACTACGCGACGAGCCACACGGAAGGCGCGCCACCGCCGGCGGCCAGCGTGGGCGCGATCATGCAGGGCGTCGACACCGCCGCGCAGTCGCCTGCCATGTACCGGTTGGCGACTGAATTCGCGCTATGCGACGGCTGGCGTGCGTCGCTGCCTGGTCCGACCTGGCCGAACCGGTTTTTCCTGCACGGCGCGTCCTCGGCCGGCCTGGACCATTCGCCGACCTCAGCGGAGATGGCGGCATGGGAGCCTTTGGGTGGCTTCGCCTACCCGAACGGTTCCATCTTCGACGCACTGGGCAAAGGCAACTACCGTCTCTATCAGGACGACTCGGGCCTGCTGTGTGGACGGGTGCCGCAAGTGGCGTCTATCAAGGGCATTGGTTTCTTCGACGTCGACGGCCTGTCGCACTTCGGGGCCGACCTCAACGCCGGCTACACCGCCCGCTACACCTTCATCGAACCTTCCTATGGGAACATCGTCCAGAGCACCTACGAGGGCGGTACCTCGCAGCATCCCATGGACCGTCTGGCGGCCGGCGACCAGCTAGTGGCTCGCGTCTACAACGCGATCCGCAATTCGCCGTTGTGGCAGAGCAGCCTGCTCGTGATCCTGTACGACGAGCATGGTGGCTTTTACGACTCCGTCGAACCCGGCGAAGCAGCGCGGCCGAACGACAACGCGCCTGCGACGCTGAACGCGAATGGATTCCTGTTCGATGTCTACGGCGTGCGCGTCCCGGCCATCGTGGTGTCGCCGTGGGTCAGGCAAGGCGTGATCGACCATACCGTGTACGACCATAGCTCCGTGCTCGCGACTCTCGAGCGCCTGTTCGACATCCCGTCGCTGACCGAACGCGATCGCAATGCGACGGACCTGCTGTCGCTGATTTCGACGACTTGCCGCGTCGACTGCCCGGAGACCCTCTGA
- a CDS encoding MFS transporter: MANPQESVAQASTPPSQDGATHWKRNLFVCVFGSFTTIVAMTLLLPFLPLYVEELGVKSHAAIVQWSGVAYGATFLSAAFTAPLWGKLGDRYGRKLMLIRASLGMAVAMSLIGMAHNVWQLVALRLLAGLLGGYASGSTVLVATQTPKARCGWALGILSSGIMAGNLAGPLIGGSLPPLIGVRATFFAAGAFIFIAFLATAFLLKEDPHRVVKKRDAQHVDWQAIPDRRPIVAMLVTGALLMVANMSIEPIITVFVAQIVEVRQVTFVAGLVMSAAALGSILSASRLGRLADRIGHWNVIVGCLAASAVLLIPQAFVTAGWQLVALRFLMGMALGGLLPCVASVIRHSVPQHIAGKMLGYSTSSQYAGQVLGPLLGGFVGGHFGMRAVFLGTCVLMAIGAIYNHINRSVVGRSSVAL; the protein is encoded by the coding sequence ATGGCGAACCCGCAAGAAAGCGTCGCACAAGCCTCCACGCCGCCGTCGCAAGACGGCGCGACTCATTGGAAGCGCAACCTGTTTGTCTGCGTCTTCGGCTCGTTTACCACCATCGTGGCGATGACCTTGCTGCTGCCGTTTCTGCCGCTCTACGTGGAAGAACTGGGCGTCAAGAGCCACGCGGCGATCGTGCAGTGGTCCGGTGTCGCGTACGGCGCGACTTTTCTCTCCGCCGCGTTCACCGCGCCGTTGTGGGGCAAGCTCGGCGACCGTTACGGCCGCAAGCTGATGCTGATTCGCGCCAGCCTTGGCATGGCCGTCGCCATGTCGCTGATCGGCATGGCGCACAACGTCTGGCAACTGGTGGCATTGCGCCTGCTCGCGGGGCTGCTCGGCGGCTATGCGTCGGGGTCCACCGTGCTGGTCGCCACCCAGACGCCGAAGGCGCGCTGCGGTTGGGCGCTGGGCATTTTGTCGTCGGGGATCATGGCCGGCAATCTCGCGGGGCCTCTGATTGGCGGTTCGTTGCCGCCGCTCATCGGCGTGCGGGCCACTTTTTTCGCAGCCGGCGCATTCATTTTCATCGCGTTTCTCGCCACGGCGTTCCTGCTCAAGGAAGATCCGCACCGCGTCGTGAAGAAGCGCGACGCGCAGCACGTCGATTGGCAAGCCATCCCGGACCGACGGCCGATCGTCGCCATGCTCGTCACCGGCGCGCTGCTGATGGTGGCGAACATGTCCATCGAACCGATCATCACCGTGTTCGTCGCGCAGATTGTCGAGGTGCGCCAGGTGACCTTCGTGGCGGGGCTCGTCATGTCCGCAGCGGCACTCGGCAGCATCCTCTCGGCGTCGCGTCTCGGACGGCTGGCCGACCGGATCGGTCATTGGAATGTGATCGTCGGCTGTCTGGCGGCGTCGGCCGTGCTGCTGATTCCGCAAGCGTTCGTGACGGCAGGCTGGCAACTCGTCGCGCTGAGATTTCTCATGGGCATGGCGCTGGGCGGTCTCTTGCCGTGTGTCGCCAGTGTCATCCGGCACAGCGTGCCGCAGCACATCGCCGGGAAGATGCTCGGCTATTCCACCTCCTCCCAGTACGCCGGTCAGGTGCTCGGCCCGTTGCTGGGAGGTTTTGTTGGCGGACACTTCGGCATGCGCGCGGTGTTCCTCGGGACCTGTGTGCTGATGGCGATCGGCGCGATCTACAACCATATCAACCGGAGCGTGGTCGGCCGCAGCAGCGTCGCGCTTTAA
- a CDS encoding alpha/beta fold hydrolase — MAQDTQPAAAPIKNIVLVHGAWVDGAGWKPVYDILTKDGYHVTMVQEPLTSLDDDVAATKRVIDLQDGPAILVAHSYGGSIITEAGVDPKVAGLVYVAAHAPAVGEDESDLGKQYPSYTSKQPGAIKKTDDGYTYLNPADFPKDFAADLPVKQAQFEAQSQILTAAKVFSQPMSVAAWTTKPSWGIVAADDKIINPDLERFYYQRAHSHTTVLAGASHSVYESRPKEVAAVIEDAAKHAQQ; from the coding sequence ATGGCGCAGGACACTCAGCCTGCTGCCGCCCCGATCAAAAACATCGTGCTGGTACACGGCGCATGGGTGGATGGTGCGGGCTGGAAGCCGGTCTACGACATCCTCACCAAGGACGGCTACCACGTCACCATGGTGCAGGAACCGCTGACCTCGCTGGACGACGACGTCGCCGCCACCAAACGCGTGATCGACCTGCAGGACGGCCCGGCCATTCTCGTGGCGCACAGCTACGGCGGCTCGATCATCACCGAAGCCGGTGTCGATCCGAAGGTGGCCGGCCTGGTGTATGTCGCGGCGCATGCGCCGGCTGTCGGCGAAGACGAGTCGGACCTGGGCAAGCAATACCCGAGCTACACCTCGAAGCAGCCGGGCGCCATCAAGAAGACCGACGACGGCTACACGTATCTGAATCCGGCGGACTTCCCGAAGGATTTCGCGGCCGATCTGCCGGTCAAGCAAGCGCAGTTCGAAGCGCAGTCGCAGATCCTGACGGCAGCGAAGGTCTTCTCGCAACCGATGTCGGTCGCGGCGTGGACCACCAAGCCGAGCTGGGGCATCGTGGCCGCGGACGACAAGATCATCAACCCGGATCTCGAACGCTTCTACTACCAGCGCGCGCATAGCCACACCACGGTGCTGGCCGGCGCGAGCCACTCGGTCTACGAATCGCGTCCGAAGGAAGTGGCGGCAGTGATCGAAGACGCGGCGAAGCACGCGCAACAGTAA
- a CDS encoding DUF4148 domain-containing protein encodes MSKMLAGLALAAVTLGAPVLSFAQSNAPLTRAEVRADLVRVEQAGYTPSANDLNYPADIQAAEAKIAAQDDSQLTSQAVGGVAPNGSSASGTASHTAMRTSAGCVGPVSFCNIFFGS; translated from the coding sequence ATGTCGAAAATGCTCGCAGGTCTCGCTCTCGCCGCTGTCACCCTTGGCGCTCCGGTTCTCAGCTTCGCCCAGTCGAATGCGCCTCTCACGCGTGCAGAAGTGCGTGCCGATCTGGTTCGTGTCGAACAGGCCGGCTACACCCCGTCTGCTAACGACCTGAACTACCCGGCCGACATCCAGGCCGCTGAAGCGAAGATCGCTGCGCAGGACGATTCGCAACTGACCAGCCAGGCAGTCGGCGGCGTCGCCCCGAACGGTAGCTCGGCATCGGGCACGGCATCGCATACGGCGATGCGCACCAGCGCCGGCTGTGTCGGTCCGGTCAGCTTCTGCAACATCTTCTTCGGTAGCTAA
- a CDS encoding MFS transporter gives MDKDTFAASAAAAQPARFNYRWHVLLWLLVGGIINYMDRASLSIAAPGMIHELGLTRTQIGLLGSVFAWTYAVMQLPAGWVIDRFGARRAYALGMIWWSVATWLTGVVGSISALLVMRALLAVGEAPCWPTSAKITAAWFPAKERGFATGVWDSSSKWGPALAPAMLVALMIAFGWRSLFHVTGAVGIAFALLFLLLYRNPVDSKRLSKEEFAYIEAGGGGHERSLTTSTLRWRSLFTRRSVWGMILGYFCTIWLWNIFLVFLPLYLLDRFHISFTQLGVVAGIPWAGGAIGEIAVGYLAKKMVDRQLASPIDAKRLLIACCAAGAAVCAIALPFTQALSVTLVLFTVGLAFIAAVVGSAWALAADIAPSSMVASVSAIQNFGGYFGGAFSPVVAGFIVDRTGSYALAFISGGIIAGCAALFYWFMARQPIREDAAAPAG, from the coding sequence TTGGACAAAGACACCTTTGCCGCATCGGCTGCGGCGGCGCAGCCCGCCCGCTTCAATTACCGCTGGCATGTCCTGCTCTGGCTGCTGGTGGGCGGCATCATCAACTACATGGACCGCGCCAGCCTGTCGATCGCCGCGCCCGGCATGATTCACGAACTCGGCCTGACGCGCACGCAGATCGGGCTGCTCGGCAGCGTGTTCGCGTGGACCTATGCCGTGATGCAATTGCCGGCGGGCTGGGTGATCGACCGTTTCGGCGCCAGGCGGGCCTACGCGCTCGGCATGATCTGGTGGAGCGTCGCCACGTGGCTGACCGGCGTGGTCGGTTCGATCTCCGCCTTGCTGGTGATGCGCGCCCTGCTCGCGGTGGGCGAGGCGCCGTGCTGGCCGACCTCGGCGAAAATCACCGCCGCATGGTTCCCTGCCAAGGAACGCGGCTTTGCGACGGGCGTATGGGATTCGTCGTCGAAGTGGGGGCCGGCGCTCGCGCCCGCCATGCTCGTCGCGCTGATGATCGCGTTCGGCTGGCGTTCGCTGTTTCATGTGACGGGCGCGGTCGGCATCGCGTTTGCCTTGCTGTTCCTGCTGCTGTATCGCAACCCGGTGGACAGCAAACGCCTCTCGAAGGAAGAGTTCGCCTATATCGAAGCGGGCGGCGGCGGTCACGAACGTTCGCTGACCACCTCGACGCTGCGCTGGCGCTCGCTGTTCACCCGGCGCAGCGTGTGGGGCATGATTCTCGGCTACTTCTGCACGATCTGGCTGTGGAATATCTTCCTCGTGTTCTTGCCGCTGTATCTGCTCGACCGTTTTCACATCTCGTTCACGCAGCTTGGCGTGGTGGCGGGCATTCCCTGGGCTGGCGGCGCGATCGGCGAAATCGCGGTCGGTTATCTGGCGAAGAAGATGGTCGATCGCCAGCTTGCCTCGCCGATCGACGCCAAGCGGTTGTTGATTGCGTGCTGCGCGGCCGGCGCGGCGGTGTGCGCGATCGCGCTGCCGTTCACTCAGGCGCTCAGCGTGACGCTCGTGCTGTTCACCGTGGGCCTCGCCTTCATTGCCGCCGTGGTCGGCTCGGCGTGGGCGCTGGCGGCGGATATCGCGCCGTCGTCGATGGTGGCGTCGGTGAGTGCGATACAAAATTTCGGCGGCTATTTCGGCGGCGCATTTTCGCCCGTCGTGGCGGGCTTTATCGTCGACCGCACGGGTTCCTATGCGCTCGCCTTTATCTCGGGCGGCATCATCGCCGGATGCGCGGCGCTGTTCTACTGGTTCATGGCCCGTCAACCGATCCGCGAGGATGCCGCGGCGCCGGCTGGCTGA
- the katG gene encoding catalase/peroxidase HPI, which translates to MSTEAKCPFNHTSGDGTSNRDWWPKQLNLKLLHQHSSLSDPMGEGFNYTEEFNSLDLAAVKKDLLAVMTDSQPWWPADFGHYGPFFIRMAWHSAGTYRTGDGRGGAGAGQQRFAPLNSWPDNVSLDKARRLIWPVKQKYGRKISWADLIILTGNVALESMGFKTFGFAGGRPDVWEPEEDVYWGTETTWLGGDKRYSGVRDLENPLAAVQMGLIYVNPEGPNGNPDPLAAAVDIRETFARMAMNDEETVALIAGGHTFGKTHGAGPATHVGPEPEAAPIEQQGLGWKSSFGTGSGGDAISSGLEVTWTSTPTQWGGEFFKNLFGYEWELTKSPAGAHQWKPKGEAGAGAIPDAHDASKRHAPSMLTTDLSLRFDPAYEKISRRFYEHPEQFADAFARAWFKLTHRDMGPRARYLGPEVPAEELIWQDPIPAVDHALVDAQDVAALKAKILASGLSVSQLVSTAWASASTFRGSDKRGGADGARIRLAPQKDWEVNQPAQLATVLETLERIQREFNGAQSGGKKISLADLIVLAGSAGVEQAAKNAGHNVTVPFAPGRMDASQAQTDVDAFAVLEPIADGFRNYLKGPLAVPAEALLVDKAQLLTLTGPELTALVGGLRVLNTNYGQSQHGVLTQRPQALTNDFFINLLDMSTEWKPVSEAKDVFEGHDRATGKVKWTGTRVDLIFGSHSQLRALAEVYGSADAQEKFVHDFVAAWVKVMNLDRFDLA; encoded by the coding sequence ATGTCGACCGAAGCGAAATGTCCGTTCAACCACACCTCCGGCGACGGTACGTCGAACCGGGACTGGTGGCCTAAACAACTGAATCTGAAACTCCTGCATCAGCACTCGTCGCTGTCGGATCCGATGGGCGAGGGCTTTAACTACACCGAAGAGTTCAACAGTCTCGACCTCGCCGCCGTGAAGAAGGACCTGCTGGCGGTGATGACCGACTCGCAGCCCTGGTGGCCGGCGGACTTCGGTCACTACGGGCCGTTTTTTATCCGTATGGCATGGCACAGCGCCGGCACGTATCGCACCGGCGACGGCCGCGGCGGCGCCGGTGCCGGCCAGCAGCGTTTCGCGCCGCTCAATAGCTGGCCCGACAACGTCAGCCTCGACAAGGCCCGCCGGCTGATCTGGCCGGTCAAGCAGAAGTACGGCCGCAAGATCTCGTGGGCCGATCTGATCATTCTCACCGGCAACGTCGCGCTGGAATCGATGGGCTTCAAGACCTTTGGATTCGCCGGCGGCCGCCCGGACGTCTGGGAGCCGGAAGAAGACGTCTACTGGGGCACCGAAACCACGTGGCTGGGCGGCGACAAACGCTACTCAGGCGTGCGCGACCTCGAAAACCCGCTCGCTGCCGTGCAGATGGGCCTGATCTACGTCAACCCGGAAGGCCCGAACGGCAACCCGGATCCGCTCGCCGCCGCCGTGGACATTCGCGAGACCTTTGCGCGCATGGCCATGAACGACGAAGAGACGGTCGCGCTGATCGCGGGTGGTCACACCTTCGGCAAGACCCATGGCGCCGGTCCTGCGACCCACGTGGGACCGGAACCGGAAGCGGCGCCCATCGAGCAGCAGGGCCTCGGCTGGAAGAGCAGCTTCGGCACGGGCTCGGGCGGCGACGCCATCTCCAGCGGCCTGGAAGTCACGTGGACCAGCACGCCGACGCAGTGGGGCGGCGAGTTCTTCAAGAACCTGTTCGGCTACGAATGGGAGCTGACGAAGAGCCCGGCCGGCGCGCATCAATGGAAGCCGAAGGGCGAGGCAGGGGCCGGGGCGATCCCGGATGCGCACGACGCCTCGAAGCGCCATGCGCCCTCCATGCTGACAACGGATCTCTCGCTACGCTTCGATCCCGCTTACGAGAAAATTTCAAGGCGCTTCTACGAGCATCCGGAGCAGTTCGCCGATGCGTTTGCGCGGGCGTGGTTCAAATTGACGCACCGCGACATGGGTCCGCGCGCCCGCTATCTCGGCCCGGAAGTGCCGGCCGAAGAACTGATCTGGCAAGACCCGATTCCCGCGGTCGATCATGCGCTGGTCGATGCGCAGGACGTTGCCGCGCTCAAGGCGAAGATTCTGGCGTCGGGGCTGTCGGTCTCGCAACTGGTGTCGACGGCGTGGGCGTCGGCTTCCACCTTCCGTGGCTCGGACAAGCGTGGCGGCGCAGACGGTGCGCGCATTCGCCTCGCGCCGCAGAAGGACTGGGAGGTCAACCAGCCGGCTCAACTGGCGACGGTGCTGGAAACGCTCGAACGGATTCAGCGCGAATTCAACGGTGCGCAGTCCGGCGGCAAGAAGATTTCGCTTGCCGATCTGATCGTGCTGGCGGGCAGCGCGGGTGTCGAGCAGGCCGCGAAAAACGCCGGTCATAACGTCACGGTGCCGTTCGCACCGGGCCGCATGGATGCGTCGCAGGCGCAAACCGATGTGGACGCTTTCGCCGTACTCGAACCGATCGCCGATGGCTTCCGCAACTACCTCAAGGGACCGCTCGCCGTGCCGGCCGAGGCCTTGCTGGTGGACAAGGCGCAACTGTTGACGCTGACCGGGCCGGAACTGACCGCGCTGGTGGGCGGCCTGCGCGTGCTCAATACCAACTATGGGCAGAGCCAGCACGGTGTGTTGACTCAACGTCCGCAAGCGCTGACCAACGACTTCTTCATCAACCTGCTCGACATGAGCACGGAGTGGAAGCCGGTGTCGGAGGCCAAGGACGTGTTCGAAGGCCATGATCGCGCGACCGGCAAAGTGAAGTGGACCGGCACGCGTGTCGATCTGATCTTCGGCTCGCACTCGCAACTGCGGGCGCTCGCCGAGGTCTATGGCAGCGCGGATGCACAGGAAAAGTTTGTGCATGACTTCGTCGCGGCCTGGGTCAAGGTGATGAATCTCGATCGCTTCGATCTTGCCTGA